One Methanococcus aeolicus Nankai-3 DNA segment encodes these proteins:
- a CDS encoding AAA family ATPase, with the protein MKLIGITGMPGSGKNAIFEIAKKHNIPIISMGDIVRHETKKKGLELNPTNVGNTAIGLREKYGNEAIAVPCIEYIKEQYNKNSNDFIIIEGIRSLYEVEYFKKFYDLIIVSIHSSPKTRFKRLISRNREDDTAEWDKFIERDYRELDFSIGKVIAMSDYVIINEGNYEDYLINLDKLIMSIINNKNPI; encoded by the coding sequence ATGAAGTTAATAGGAATTACAGGAATGCCTGGTTCGGGAAAAAATGCCATATTTGAAATAGCAAAAAAACATAATATTCCAATAATATCCATGGGCGATATTGTACGACATGAAACTAAAAAAAAGGGATTGGAGTTAAATCCGACTAATGTGGGAAATACTGCAATAGGATTAAGGGAAAAATATGGAAATGAGGCAATTGCCGTTCCATGTATTGAATATATTAAAGAACAATATAATAAAAACTCCAATGATTTTATTATTATAGAGGGCATAAGAAGCCTGTATGAAGTAGAGTATTTTAAAAAATTTTATGATTTGATTATTGTATCAATTCATTCTTCGCCAAAGACCCGATTTAAAAGATTAATTTCAAGAAATAGGGAAGACGATACGGCTGAATGGGATAAATTCATAGAGAGAGATTACAGGGAATTGGATTTCTCCATAGGTAAAGTTATAGCTATGTCTGATTATGTGATAATTAATGAAGGAAATTATGAAGATTATTTAATTAATTTAGATAAATTAATTATGTCCATTATTAATAATAAAAACCCTATCTAA
- a CDS encoding class III signal peptide-containing protein: MIKKIISKKAQISLEFGLLTFAVIVGATLVGYYMLKSAINVRDINMDTINKSSEITMNALSTVD, translated from the coding sequence ATGATAAAGAAAATAATTTCAAAAAAAGCTCAAATTAGTTTGGAGTTTGGTTTATTGACATTTGCAGTCATTGTGGGAGCTACACTTGTTGGATATTATATGCTTAAATCGGCAATTAATGTAAGGGATATAAATATGGATACAATAAACAAATCATCAGAAATTACAATGAATGCACTATCAACAGTAGATTAG
- a CDS encoding 50S ribosomal protein L3, with protein sequence MGMKRNRPRRGSLAFSPRKRAKRPVPKIRSWPERETVKLLAFPVYKAGTTHALYKENNPKSPNADQDVFTPVTVMEAPDITIAGIRAYGKDTKGLKALTEVWADSFDKELGRKINLPKEPKANTEKLDEVADKIVEVRAIVHTNPKDTNLPKKKPEIIEIKIGGKNISDIIAYAKDIIGKKLSINDVFTGGEFIDTVAITKGKGFQGPVKRWGIKIQFGKHQNKGVGRHTGSIGPWTPKRIMWTVPMAGQVGFHQRTEYNKRILKIGENGSEIVPKGGFLNYGVVKNNYVLVKGSVQGPAKRMVVLREAIRNPEDKFGLPELTYVSTESKQGN encoded by the coding sequence ATGGGTATGAAAAGAAACAGACCTCGTAGAGGTTCTTTGGCATTTAGTCCAAGAAAAAGAGCAAAAAGACCTGTTCCAAAAATTAGGTCATGGCCAGAAAGAGAAACTGTTAAATTATTGGCATTCCCAGTATATAAGGCAGGAACAACTCATGCTTTATACAAAGAAAATAATCCTAAAAGTCCAAATGCTGATCAGGATGTATTTACTCCTGTTACCGTGATGGAAGCACCTGATATCACAATAGCAGGTATCAGAGCTTATGGAAAAGATACAAAAGGTTTAAAGGCATTAACGGAAGTTTGGGCTGATTCATTTGATAAAGAATTAGGTAGGAAAATCAATTTACCTAAGGAACCAAAAGCAAATACTGAAAAATTGGACGAAGTAGCTGATAAAATTGTAGAAGTTAGGGCAATTGTTCATACAAATCCAAAAGATACAAATTTACCAAAGAAAAAGCCAGAAATCATTGAAATAAAAATCGGTGGAAAGAATATTTCCGATATAATAGCTTATGCTAAGGATATTATTGGTAAAAAATTATCAATAAATGATGTTTTCACCGGCGGAGAGTTCATTGATACAGTAGCTATCACAAAAGGTAAAGGATTCCAAGGACCTGTTAAAAGATGGGGAATTAAAATTCAGTTTGGAAAACACCAAAACAAAGGGGTTGGAAGACATACAGGTTCTATTGGACCATGGACACCAAAAAGAATCATGTGGACTGTGCCAATGGCTGGACAAGTAGGATTCCACCAAAGAACAGAATACAACAAAAGAATATTAAAAATCGGAGAAAATGGTTCAGAAATTGTTCCAAAAGGAGGATTTTTAAATTACGGAGTTGTTAAAAACAACTATGTTTTAGTTAAAGGTTCAGTTCAAGGACCTGCAAAAAGAATGGTTGTATTAAGGGAAGCAATAAGAAACCCTGAAGACAAATTTGGATTGCCAGAACTTACATATGTGAGCACAGAATCTAAACAAGGAAACTAA
- a CDS encoding DUF2334 domain-containing protein has translation MNKKILYSFVFLTIILILLISIFEINNNHKSNPLSDISNKSIKKPIILVHDVSPAYFNKLKKITSIIDKYNCSNNTILFVIPDLENPYSGGKWDLRKNKEFVDYLHQLEQRGYKIELHGYKHTYHEFNCSKSESSKKLHDAETIMSKCGFDNMTLFLPPAWALSNDSTYVILNHNYTIILTDKLIYPNGTIKKITNNEYTWYIPKNEIEYRKHEALFDYKDSQYQFYISLHPEPVCYGGGLAILDYFLNKTR, from the coding sequence ATGAATAAAAAAATATTATATTCTTTTGTTTTTTTAACAATTATATTAATATTACTAATATCTATCTTTGAGATAAATAACAACCATAAATCTAACCCATTAAGCGATATATCAAATAAATCTATTAAAAAACCAATTATTTTAGTTCATGATGTAAGTCCAGCATATTTTAATAAATTAAAAAAAATTACATCAATAATCGACAAATACAATTGTAGCAACAATACAATTTTATTTGTAATTCCAGATCTTGAAAACCCATATAGTGGTGGAAAATGGGACTTAAGGAAAAATAAAGAATTTGTTGATTATTTGCACCAATTAGAACAAAGAGGGTATAAAATTGAACTTCATGGTTATAAACATACATATCATGAATTCAATTGTTCAAAAAGTGAATCTTCAAAAAAACTCCATGATGCCGAAACTATAATGTCAAAATGCGGGTTTGATAATATGACCTTATTTCTTCCACCTGCATGGGCATTAAGTAATGATTCTACATATGTAATTCTTAATCATAATTACACAATAATATTAACCGATAAATTAATTTATCCAAACGGCACTATTAAAAAAATCACAAATAATGAATACACCTGGTATATCCCAAAAAATGAAATTGAATATAGGAAACATGAGGCATTATTTGATTATAAGGATTCACAATATCAATTCTATATATCACTGCATCCAGAACCTGTATGTTATGGTGGCGGTTTAGCAATATTGGATTACTTCTTAAATAAAACAAGATAA
- a CDS encoding DUF368 domain-containing protein — protein MKKELLTIYLKGICMGIADIIPGVSGGTIALITGIYDRLITGISNINIKFIPHILKKEYGEAKKHIDKIDFKLFIPLVLGIGTSFMIMSNLIHYLLENYVAITYSFFFGLILASALILFKEVKKLSIKIIPIFIVGFLFAFSVVGSEYIQLGHSLPILFASGALAICAMILPGISGAFILLFLNQYSYIISLINGLQITELLVFGAGGIAGLFSFSRFLSYILHNHRSATMLFLTGLMLGALRFPYQNIVENINTANPLFLGISLICGFLIVMIMEGGFNKNKI, from the coding sequence ATGAAAAAGGAGCTCCTAACAATATACTTAAAAGGAATATGTATGGGCATTGCAGATATAATTCCAGGAGTTTCTGGTGGCACCATTGCATTAATTACGGGCATATATGATAGATTAATTACGGGAATAAGCAATATTAATATTAAATTCATACCACATATATTAAAAAAAGAATATGGCGAAGCAAAAAAACATATTGATAAAATAGATTTTAAATTATTTATTCCATTGGTTTTAGGTATTGGCACTTCTTTTATGATTATGTCTAATTTAATTCATTATCTATTAGAAAATTATGTTGCCATTACCTATTCATTCTTTTTTGGATTAATATTGGCATCTGCCTTAATATTATTTAAAGAGGTAAAAAAATTATCCATTAAAATTATTCCAATATTTATTGTTGGTTTTTTGTTTGCTTTCTCTGTTGTGGGTTCTGAATATATTCAATTGGGGCATTCTCTACCTATTTTATTTGCTTCCGGAGCTCTGGCAATTTGTGCCATGATATTGCCGGGAATTTCGGGGGCATTTATATTATTATTTTTAAATCAATATAGTTATATAATATCATTAATTAATGGATTGCAAATTACGGAGCTCCTTGTTTTTGGTGCCGGCGGTATTGCGGGATTATTTTCATTTTCTAGATTTTTGTCCTACATATTACATAACCACAGAAGTGCCACAATGTTATTTTTAACGGGTTTAATGCTGGGGGCCCTTAGATTTCCATATCAAAATATAGTTGAAAATATCAATACTGCAAATCCGTTATTCCTTGGAATTTCCTTAATTTGCGGATTTTTAATAGTAATGATTATGGAGGGAGGATTTAATAAAAATAAAATATAA
- a CDS encoding 50S ribosomal protein L23 encodes MDAFDVIKMPIISEKTMKLIEEENKLVFYIDKKATKTDVKNAVKELFDVEVKDLNTLITPKGKKKAYIKLKDEYDAGEVAANLGIY; translated from the coding sequence GTGGATGCTTTCGATGTTATTAAAATGCCAATTATCAGTGAGAAAACAATGAAACTCATTGAAGAGGAAAATAAATTGGTATTTTATATTGATAAAAAGGCTACAAAAACTGATGTAAAAAATGCCGTTAAAGAGTTATTTGATGTAGAAGTTAAAGACTTAAACACATTAATTACTCCAAAAGGTAAGAAAAAGGCATACATCAAGTTAAAAGATGAATACGATGCAGGAGAAGTAGCTGCTAATTTAGGAATATATTAA
- a CDS encoding DUF5814 domain-containing protein, giving the protein MIIVRKLKRKKQKQEIEIMDLSNKIKYYAIMRQVGQNLSLHKCKEENKNNINPIQPSKVLAVLRSKKIYLNNDPESLTLEDFFKKNNISYKLIELCPFCLIKNQYTELNNEYYKFHNHKICKDCAIDEVKLEVDIGEEFIEKLLNKFKDVNKVIDIFNIKNPINHPELTKYDTITGGKEDRIKNYKIDELNIPDELKEIIRKKKIRELLPVQTLAVNGGLLDGKDLVITSATSSGKTLIGELAGIKNLKENKGKFLFLVPLVALANQKYLEFYEKYKNIFSVSLRVGMGRLSEHKQDEISTDPNADIIIGTYEGIDYLLRSGKLNDIGTVVIDEVHSLNMEERGARIDGLIGRLRYLKNINNKNRDNKNNIQLIYLSATIGNSKELANFLNANLIIYKGRPVPLERHLIFAKNDYNKINFINEVVKKEFNKKSKQGFKGQSLIFTYSRKRAEYLANLLNTRGIKSDYYHAGMEYKRRREVERKFMSQKIMCVITTSALAAGVDFPASTVILESLAMGGDWLNPSEFQQMCGRAGRKGMHNLGKVYMMVELGKKYHAKMGNTEDEIAFKLLSSEPEDVIVEYNEDEELEQILASISFIDKYHKPAEYTKLKNMKLMGKNHDLNYIVETLNNYNMVELHNRHNKNKTMSTTKYGYSTAISFLYPKDAEKIRKNLRKPIMDLVGYINPFENLYIPPHIKNKISKVINTNIPSKFIDGYEIIKENVSKITDKELRENILIWIIEFDGMIEEDIILYFSKYILNLRANKKTPAQISKILYDNYNIQTYSGDIYSYLENSIKVLDAVERIGNIYNKKIGAEAKIFKENISNPYKKKKKND; this is encoded by the coding sequence TTGATTATTGTGAGAAAATTAAAAAGGAAAAAACAAAAACAAGAAATTGAGATAATGGATTTATCGAATAAAATAAAATATTATGCTATTATGAGACAGGTTGGGCAAAATTTATCCCTCCACAAATGTAAAGAAGAAAACAAAAACAACATAAACCCAATTCAACCTTCAAAAGTGTTAGCCGTTTTGAGAAGCAAAAAAATATATTTAAATAATGACCCCGAATCCCTAACACTTGAAGACTTTTTTAAAAAAAATAATATTTCATATAAACTTATAGAGCTATGCCCATTTTGCTTAATAAAAAATCAATATACGGAACTAAATAATGAATATTATAAATTCCACAATCATAAAATATGTAAAGACTGTGCCATTGATGAGGTAAAATTAGAGGTAGATATTGGCGAAGAATTTATTGAAAAATTATTAAATAAATTTAAAGATGTAAATAAAGTAATAGATATATTTAATATAAAAAATCCGATAAATCACCCAGAATTAACTAAATATGATACCATAACAGGAGGTAAAGAGGACAGAATTAAAAATTATAAAATAGATGAATTAAATATACCAGATGAATTAAAAGAAATTATACGAAAGAAAAAAATCAGGGAGCTCCTACCGGTTCAAACTCTTGCCGTAAATGGCGGACTATTGGATGGAAAAGATTTAGTAATTACTTCGGCAACCTCCTCGGGAAAAACTCTTATAGGGGAGCTCGCAGGAATTAAAAATTTAAAGGAAAATAAAGGAAAATTTTTATTTTTGGTGCCATTGGTGGCTTTGGCAAATCAAAAATATTTGGAATTCTATGAAAAATATAAAAATATATTTTCTGTTAGTTTAAGAGTTGGAATGGGGCGACTATCAGAACATAAACAGGACGAAATTAGCACAGACCCCAATGCAGATATTATTATTGGAACTTATGAAGGTATTGATTATTTGCTTCGTTCTGGAAAATTAAATGATATTGGAACTGTGGTAATTGATGAAGTTCATTCACTAAATATGGAAGAAAGAGGAGCAAGAATTGATGGACTTATTGGTAGATTAAGATATTTAAAAAATATCAATAATAAAAATAGAGATAATAAAAATAATATACAACTAATATATTTATCTGCCACAATAGGAAATTCAAAAGAATTGGCGAATTTTTTAAATGCAAATTTAATAATATATAAGGGAAGACCCGTTCCACTTGAAAGACATTTAATTTTTGCCAAAAATGATTACAATAAAATTAATTTTATAAATGAAGTTGTTAAAAAAGAATTTAACAAAAAATCAAAACAAGGATTTAAAGGACAAAGTTTAATATTTACATACTCACGAAAAAGAGCCGAATATTTGGCAAATTTATTAAATACAAGAGGAATAAAATCAGATTATTATCATGCAGGTATGGAATATAAAAGAAGAAGAGAAGTAGAAAGAAAATTTATGAGTCAAAAAATAATGTGTGTAATTACCACTTCGGCACTTGCCGCAGGTGTAGATTTCCCGGCATCAACGGTAATTCTTGAAAGTTTGGCCATGGGTGGGGATTGGCTAAATCCATCAGAATTTCAACAGATGTGCGGTAGGGCAGGAAGAAAAGGTATGCATAATTTAGGAAAAGTTTATATGATGGTAGAATTGGGTAAAAAATATCATGCCAAAATGGGAAATACTGAGGACGAAATAGCCTTTAAATTATTGAGCTCTGAACCAGAAGATGTTATCGTAGAATACAACGAAGATGAGGAATTAGAACAAATATTAGCAAGTATTTCATTTATTGATAAATACCACAAACCAGCAGAATATACAAAATTAAAAAACATGAAATTAATGGGCAAAAATCATGATCTAAATTATATTGTTGAAACATTGAATAATTATAATATGGTGGAGCTCCACAACAGACACAATAAAAATAAAACAATGAGCACCACAAAATATGGATATAGCACAGCAATATCATTTTTATATCCCAAGGATGCCGAAAAAATCAGGAAAAACCTACGAAAGCCTATTATGGATTTAGTAGGATATATAAATCCATTTGAGAATTTATATATTCCTCCACATATTAAAAATAAAATTTCAAAGGTAATAAATACAAATATACCATCTAAATTTATAGATGGTTATGAAATTATAAAGGAAAATGTTTCAAAAATAACAGACAAAGAATTAAGGGAGAATATATTAATTTGGATAATTGAATTTGATGGCATGATTGAAGAAGATATTATATTATATTTCTCGAAATATATATTAAATCTCAGAGCAAACAAAAAAACACCCGCACAGATTTCAAAAATATTGTATGATAATTACAACATTCAAACTTATTCAGGAGATATATACTCATACCTTGAAAATAGCATTAAGGTATTGGATGCCGTTGAAAGAATTGGAAACATATATAATAAAAAAATAGGGGCTGAGGCAAAAATTTTTAAAGAAAATATTTCAAATCCATATAAAAAGAAAAAGAAAAATGATTAA
- the rpl4p gene encoding 50S ribosomal protein L4 encodes MKVKVYNMDGSEKGETELSAVFETEYRPDLIKRAFLSSFTARLQPKGVDLMAGKRTSAKSIGKGHGRARVQRTGQGAGAFVPQAVGGRRCHPPKVEKILHERVNKKERLKALASAIAASANIEMVKNRGHVVETVPSVPLIVSDDFESLKKTKEVLETFKNLGLDGDVQRAKDGIKIRSGIGKLRGRKYRKPKSVLVVVSGACDAVKASKNLPGVDVISANDLGVMHIAPGADSGRLTLWTESAVEEINKRF; translated from the coding sequence ATGAAAGTTAAAGTTTATAACATGGACGGTTCCGAAAAAGGAGAAACCGAATTATCTGCGGTATTTGAAACAGAATACAGACCTGATTTAATTAAGAGGGCATTCTTATCATCATTTACTGCAAGATTACAGCCAAAAGGAGTAGACCTAATGGCAGGTAAAAGGACTTCTGCGAAATCAATCGGTAAAGGACATGGTAGAGCAAGAGTTCAAAGAACAGGACAAGGAGCGGGAGCTTTTGTTCCACAAGCAGTTGGTGGAAGAAGATGTCACCCTCCAAAAGTTGAAAAGATTCTTCATGAAAGAGTAAACAAAAAAGAAAGATTAAAAGCATTAGCTAGTGCAATAGCGGCATCAGCCAACATTGAAATGGTAAAAAACAGAGGACATGTTGTTGAGACTGTTCCATCAGTTCCATTAATTGTATCTGATGATTTCGAATCCCTCAAAAAAACAAAAGAAGTATTGGAGACATTCAAAAACTTAGGTTTAGATGGGGATGTTCAAAGAGCAAAAGACGGAATAAAAATTAGGTCTGGAATTGGTAAATTAAGAGGAAGAAAATACAGAAAACCAAAAAGTGTTTTGGTTGTTGTAAGTGGTGCATGTGATGCAGTTAAAGCTTCGAAAAATCTTCCTGGAGTAGATGTAATATCTGCCAATGATTTAGGGGTAATGCATATAGCACCTGGTGCAGATTCTGGAAGATTAACACTTTGGACTGAATCAGCTGTTGAAGAAATAAACAAAAGATTTTAA
- a CDS encoding damage-control phosphatase ARMT1 family protein, whose translation MKIKPECATCIIRQIVDISIEVTDDEIEQFRLVKGCMPVINEEYHNNAVPAWMGTVIHRHFKKISNCEDPYKRLKETANDTAQNYIEDVENKIKNSDNELDRLKKCVLATIAGNSIDFGPFSISEDIVPMIEHTLNSELKIDCSKELLEDLKSAKKVLYICDNAGEIVFDILLIKMIKKYVNDINDIVVAVKGKPILNDATMEDAENLKINEFAKVITTGSDIIGIILEECSEEFLKEFEQADLIIAKGMGNFESLTEYNLNHKKLYYILKAKCDPVAEFIGVDLKDSVLLSNKQLQKNLANIDKN comes from the coding sequence TTGAAAATTAAACCAGAATGTGCAACTTGTATAATTAGGCAAATTGTAGATATTTCAATTGAAGTAACAGATGACGAGATAGAGCAATTTAGGTTAGTAAAAGGTTGCATGCCTGTAATAAATGAAGAATATCATAATAATGCAGTTCCAGCTTGGATGGGCACTGTTATTCATAGGCACTTTAAAAAAATAAGTAATTGTGAAGACCCATATAAGAGATTAAAAGAAACGGCAAATGATACAGCACAAAACTACATAGAAGATGTTGAAAATAAAATAAAAAATAGCGACAATGAATTAGATAGATTAAAAAAATGTGTTTTGGCAACTATCGCAGGAAATTCTATTGATTTTGGACCATTTAGCATAAGTGAAGATATTGTTCCAATGATAGAACATACATTAAATAGCGAGTTAAAAATAGATTGTTCAAAAGAATTATTGGAAGATTTAAAATCTGCTAAAAAGGTTTTATATATTTGCGATAATGCAGGAGAAATTGTTTTTGATATATTACTGATTAAAATGATAAAAAAATATGTAAATGATATAAATGATATTGTAGTAGCTGTAAAAGGAAAACCGATATTAAATGATGCCACAATGGAAGATGCTGAAAATTTAAAGATAAATGAATTTGCGAAGGTAATTACCACAGGTAGTGATATAATAGGTATAATATTAGAAGAATGCTCAGAAGAGTTTTTAAAAGAGTTTGAACAAGCTGATTTAATAATTGCTAAGGGAATGGGGAATTTTGAGAGTTTGACAGAATATAATTTAAATCATAAGAAATTATACTATATTTTAAAGGCAAAATGTGACCCTGTTGCAGAATTTATTGGAGTGGATTTAAAAGACAGCGTTTTATTAAGTAATAAACAGTTGCAGAAAAATTTGGCAAATATTGATAAAAATTAA
- a CDS encoding translin family protein, whose product MENQNQNLLKYFEEKDKYRENSLKLSREIVRECGITIRHIHKKDNNISFDNLINKLDKLAELVKNNSDLNKYINTPQQEFVEAIVFYNITYKNNILSYSDFKDTTKNININIKPENYLLGLCDVIGELRRMILENIKNDNIKNAEKYYKFMEELYDFIMLFDCYNIVDGLRRKQDVSRSLLEKTNGDLVYFIENIKLREILKNRQ is encoded by the coding sequence ATGGAAAATCAAAATCAAAATTTATTAAAATACTTTGAAGAAAAAGATAAATATAGAGAAAACTCTTTAAAATTATCTCGTGAAATTGTAAGAGAATGCGGAATAACAATAAGACACATACATAAAAAAGATAATAATATATCATTTGACAATTTGATAAATAAATTGGATAAATTAGCCGAATTGGTAAAAAATAACAGCGATTTAAACAAATATATAAATACACCACAACAAGAATTTGTTGAGGCCATTGTATTTTATAATATAACCTATAAAAATAATATATTAAGTTATTCGGATTTTAAAGATACAACTAAAAACATAAATATAAACATAAAGCCAGAAAATTATCTATTGGGTTTATGTGATGTCATTGGAGAATTAAGACGAATGATATTGGAAAATATTAAAAATGACAATATTAAAAATGCTGAAAAATATTATAAATTTATGGAAGAATTATATGATTTTATAATGTTATTTGATTGCTATAATATTGTAGATGGTTTAAGAAGAAAACAGGATGTATCTCGAAGCCTGTTGGAGAAAACTAATGGCGATTTGGTTTATTTTATTGAAAATATAAAATTAAGAGAGATATTAAAAAACAGACAATAA
- the crcB gene encoding fluoride efflux transporter CrcB yields the protein MKELLIIGIGGFIGAILRYVISGIIPAKFGIPTGTFIVNLIGSFIVGFVMYSSTVIDISPEYRLLIITGFCGALTTFSTFSYETFSLIENNEHIKFLTNIFINVMGCLIMIYVGRIMSLTILR from the coding sequence TTGAAGGAGCTCCTTATAATTGGTATCGGTGGATTTATTGGTGCAATACTCAGATATGTCATAAGTGGCATAATTCCTGCTAAATTCGGGATACCAACTGGAACATTTATTGTAAATTTAATTGGAAGCTTTATCGTAGGTTTTGTAATGTATTCTTCCACAGTAATTGATATCTCGCCAGAATATAGGTTATTAATAATAACTGGTTTTTGTGGAGCATTAACTACATTTTCTACATTTAGTTATGAGACATTTTCTTTAATAGAAAATAATGAACATATTAAATTTTTAACCAACATATTTATTAATGTAATGGGCTGTTTAATCATGATATATGTTGGAAGAATTATGTCATTGACAATATTAAGATAA
- the purM gene encoding phosphoribosylformylglycinamidine cyclo-ligase has translation MITYKDAGVDIYKEDKIIKALVSQIKFKRTDDIKPAEELAGHYAGAIEFGNYYLVLCTDGVGSKMIVAEMADKFDTVPIDMIAMNVNDAICIGAEPVALVDYMAVEDITEDMAKQIGKGLNEGLKESNINIIGGETASLPDMVKGVDIAGTVLAIAEKGKLILGKDIKKGDVIVGLSSAGIHSNGLSLARKVLFDIAGLGINDKLSYGKTVAEELLTPTRIYVKPVMEMINSEVFVKGLAHITGGGFRKIIRLNKNIVYLIDNLPEPLPIFKEIQNIGNVKDEEMFKTFNMGIGFCVVVDEKDAEEIIKISEKYNISASIIGKIEDEVEVNGKVVKNTVVVDYNGKKMIME, from the coding sequence ATGATAACATATAAGGATGCAGGAGTAGATATTTACAAAGAAGATAAAATAATAAAGGCATTGGTATCACAAATAAAATTTAAAAGAACAGACGACATAAAACCGGCCGAGGAATTGGCAGGACATTATGCTGGTGCAATTGAATTTGGGAATTATTATCTTGTGCTATGTACCGATGGAGTAGGTAGTAAAATGATAGTGGCAGAAATGGCAGATAAATTTGATACTGTGCCTATTGATATGATAGCTATGAATGTGAATGATGCTATTTGTATTGGGGCCGAGCCTGTTGCTCTTGTGGATTATATGGCTGTTGAGGACATTACAGAGGACATGGCAAAACAAATTGGAAAAGGATTAAATGAAGGATTAAAAGAATCAAATATAAATATAATTGGTGGAGAAACTGCCTCACTTCCCGATATGGTAAAAGGTGTTGATATAGCTGGAACAGTTCTTGCCATTGCTGAAAAAGGTAAATTGATATTGGGTAAAGATATTAAAAAGGGAGATGTGATAGTTGGGCTTAGTAGTGCGGGAATACACAGTAATGGATTATCCCTTGCAAGAAAAGTTTTATTCGATATTGCTGGTTTGGGTATAAATGATAAATTGTCATATGGAAAAACTGTTGCCGAGGAGCTCCTAACTCCTACAAGAATATATGTAAAACCAGTAATGGAAATGATTAATTCCGAGGTTTTCGTTAAAGGATTGGCACATATTACCGGAGGCGGATTTAGAAAAATAATAAGATTAAACAAAAATATAGTTTATTTGATTGATAATTTGCCTGAACCATTGCCTATATTTAAAGAAATACAAAATATTGGAAATGTGAAAGACGAGGAAATGTTTAAAACATTTAATATGGGAATTGGGTTCTGTGTTGTTGTAGATGAAAAAGATGCCGAAGAAATTATAAAAATATCTGAAAAGTATAATATTTCTGCTTCAATAATTGGAAAAATAGAGGACGAAGTAGAGGTAAATGGTAAAGTGGTTAAAAATACTGTTGTAGTTGATTATAATGGTAAAAAAATGATAATGGAATAA